The Erythrobacter litoralis HTCC2594 nucleotide sequence ACCATCTCGTCTGTCTTAGGCAGCCCTCCTGCGACCCATGCATATTGTGTAGCCATCCGCCACCTGACCGATTGCTCTGACGGCGATCGCCTGGGTCTGGTGCCGCATATAAAGGAATCGTTATATTTGCTCTTTGAGGTACGCATCGCTAAGGCGCGCGCAATCATTTTCGCAGCGCGCAATCCGCCGCCCGCTGCCACTCTCTAGGAGCAATTTATGTCCGCCAACGCCGATTATGTGATCAAGGATATCGCGCTCGCCAAATATGGCCGCGACGAGATGGCCATCGCTGAAACCGAGATGCCGGGCCTGATGGCCTTGCGCGATGAATATGGTGAGAGCCAGCCGCTCAAGGGCGCGCGCATCACTGGCTCGCTCCACATGACCATCCAGACGGCGGTCTTGATCGAAACGCTGGTCGCGCTGGGTGCCGATGTGCGCTGGGCGACCTGCAACATCTTCTCGACGCAGGATCATGCTGCCGCCGCGATTGCAGAGCAGGGTATCCCCGTGTTCGCGGTCAAGGGCGAGAGCCTCGCCGATTACTGGGACTATGTCGGCCGCATTTTCGACTGGTCGACGAGCGAAGATGCCGACCAGACCGCCAACCTCATCCTCGACGATGGCGGCGATGCCACGATGTTTGCGCTATGGGGCGCTCGTATCGAGGCGGGTGAAGAAATGCCTGAGCCCGCCAATGCGGAAGAAATCGAGATGCAGCGCGCGCTCAAGGCCTTCGTCAAGGACAAGCCCGGTTACCTGACCCGGTCGGTCAAGAATATCGTCGGCGTGTCTGAAGAGACCACCACCGGCGTTCACCGCCTCTATCACATCGCCAAGGGCGGCAAACTGCCGTTCCCGGCGATCAATGTGAACGATAGCGTCACCAAGTCGAAATTCGACAATCTCTACGGCTGCCGCGAGTCGCTGGTCGATGCAATCCGCCGCGCCACCGATGTCATGCTGTCAGGTAAAGTCGCTTGCGTCGCCGGTTTCGGCGATGTCGGCAAGGGTTCGGCCCAGTCGCTGCGCAACGGCGGCGCGCGGGTGCTGGTGACGGAAATCGACCCGATCTGCGCCCTTCAGGCCGCGATGGACGGCTTCGAAGTGGTAACGATGGAAGAGGCGGTGAAGGTCGCAGATATCTTCTGCACCGCAACCGGCAACGAGCATGTCATTACCGCCGAACACATGAAGGCGATGAAGGACAAGGCGATCGTCTGCAACATCGGGCACTTCGACAGTGAGATCCAGATTTCCGCGCTGAACAATTACGAGTGGAACGAGTTGAAGCCGGGCACCGATGTCGTGCGCTTCCCCGACGGCAAGGAAATCATCATCCTCGGCCAGGGCCGTCT carries:
- the ahcY gene encoding adenosylhomocysteinase; translation: MSANADYVIKDIALAKYGRDEMAIAETEMPGLMALRDEYGESQPLKGARITGSLHMTIQTAVLIETLVALGADVRWATCNIFSTQDHAAAAIAEQGIPVFAVKGESLADYWDYVGRIFDWSTSEDADQTANLILDDGGDATMFALWGARIEAGEEMPEPANAEEIEMQRALKAFVKDKPGYLTRSVKNIVGVSEETTTGVHRLYHIAKGGKLPFPAINVNDSVTKSKFDNLYGCRESLVDAIRRATDVMLSGKVACVAGFGDVGKGSAQSLRNGGARVLVTEIDPICALQAAMDGFEVVTMEEAVKVADIFCTATGNEHVITAEHMKAMKDKAIVCNIGHFDSEIQISALNNYEWNELKPGTDVVRFPDGKEIIILGQGRLVNLACATGHPSFVMSFSFTNQVLAQIELWTKGDEYKNEVYVLPKHLDEKVAALHLNKLGVKLTKLSKVQADYIGVPVDGPYKPEHYRY